In Anopheles arabiensis isolate DONGOLA chromosome 2, AaraD3, whole genome shotgun sequence, the genomic window ATCAAGAACAGCCTGAACGCGCCCGACTTCCAGGCGGCCGGGTTTGGCAACAGTTCCGCCGTAAGTCTGCTGGTGAAGCAAACGCGCGAACGCAACGAGGCGCTCACGACGGAGGTGGAATCGCTCAAGCAGCGACTGTACGATCTCGAGGGCGACATAAAGGTGGTACGAGCGCGAAACGTAGAGCTGCAGGACACGTGCGGCAAGTTGCGGGCGACCAACGAATCGCTACTCTCCGCCAACGGCGACAAGACTTGGCAGGCGGAAAAGTCGCAGCTCATCGCGCAGCTGGAGCAGCTGCGGAAGCGGAACGCTCAGCTGCAGTACGACTTCCGGTCGCTGCTGGACGAAAAGGAGGAAACCGTCACGGAACGGGACGCGTACAAGTGCAAAGCCCACCGACTGAACCACGAGCTGAACGTTGCGCTGAggggtgctggtggtgctggcggTGCCTCCCAGACACTGCTGGACATTGACGGGCTGATACTGGAGAACAAATACCAGGCCGAGAAGATTGCCAACATCGAAAACGAATTAAGTTTGGCGCGGCAAGCAGCAAGCAAATATAAGGTAATTGTTCGGTTTAATTAGGAAAAATTCCCCCCGGAGTGTCTGCCGAACTAACAGCTCACGTGTgtgatcattttttttttttgctcaaaccTAACACGTCATGCTTACCAGTCCATGCTGGAAACGAACCGGAAGAAGGGCATTATCAAGCTTGGCactaacaacaataacaaaacgaTCATGTCCCATTCACAAGGTTTGCATCACACCGCTCGTTCTCTGTCTCTCGTTCAATCGCTGTACAACTGTATTAGATTAGGTGTAGCAACTAATAACCTTTCCCCCCACCTTTCAGTGAAACACCTGCTGGAGAATGGAACCGTCGACGAGCTGCCGCTCAAGGCGGCCACCATATCCGATCTGAAATCGCTCTGTCTAGCGCTGCTAGACAACGTGAACGACAAGAGTCTCGCTCTGTCGCATCAGAAAAAGACGAACAAGTACGGTGTTACGAAGGaaggggattttttgttgctgtgtttcACGCTCTTTCTCTATTCCTCCCCTTTATAGGCTGCTGGCTACAAAAATAGCGGAACTGGAGCGACACATCAAAACGCTTGCTGGCTGTGACGATCGGGCCACTATGGCGAGTCTCTCGCCGTCGCAGTACCTGCTGAACGGTTACAGCTCGGCCACGGTTGATCACCACCAGGAGGGCGAAATTATTGTGCGACACGCTCGGGAAACGTCCGACCACACACTCGACCCGGCCGGCCCGCTAGAGGGCAACAGTTCCAGCGGCCCATCGCACAGCGGTCAGCGCACGGAACCACTATCGTCCAGCTCGAACAAGAGCTGCGTGCTGAGCTGCTCcgacgaggaggaagaggaggaggacgacgatgatgtAGCTGGCCGCTGCACGGGCGACAGTGCGACGACAAACACCTCCAACACGGAAGAATTGCAGGCAGCGATCGCGCAGCTGGTAGCGTCCGTCGAACGTGAGCTTAGTGCGGACGAGCAGCTACCCCAACTGCCCGACGATATTGCAGCACTCATCGAGCAGTTCAAGGAAGCGTCGTCCGGCGATTGCACCTCCTAAACAGTCACCATGCTGATCTTGGCTGATCTCTTTTGTTATTTGCGTTTTTCGAATCGTGTTGTACCCACCGCTCCTTACGCTAAAGCACCCTATCCAGCCAAGAACAGTCGCTTACCTTTCCTCGCTATGGCACTATTGGAGCTGATGGTGGTAATTAATTCCGCCCCGAACTCGATTTATCCTTCCGTGACGTCAGATCGACgcagcagaaaagaaaaaaaaacgtgtgaCAGATTTGAGCCGAACCGGATCGGGAAACAAACATGTTATCAGTAATAAACACTTGAACAGAACCAAAGCTACAGAATGGCACGTTTGCTTGggtgatgtattttttttatccatATTTATCTATCACGAAGAAAGTAAATCTTTCGATCGGGCATGTGTCTGTTTGCTCAACGGTCTGGTGAATATTGATCGCCTTTGTGTGTCTGCCCCTTCAAGAGCACATGCTGTATGACGTTTTGGGGCATACGGCACTCGGAACCTCCCGACGATCACCTCCCCTGCCCCCTGGTGTGTAGTGTTGGTGCCGTTGACACTGGCCAATTGTCCGATGCGCTAATCTTTGCATCATTGTTCCATCCGGCGCAAGACGCAGGATCGAGCCGAATCGTCATGTTAGCGGTAATTCGCTAAAACTCACCGCAACGCAACGACAGGTGAGTTTACCGCCTAACTCCCAGCAATCATATGGGGCAGGCGGAGGAGGGAGCGAATACATATCGCTACTGGAGGTGAGATTTATCGGCTCAAGCCAACCCCCAAGTCAGTCCACCCCTCCCAATGCACTACGGTGGCCCTGCTTGCACAGATCCGCAACATCTCTATATATATAAGACGGTCAGCCCTGCGCCACGCTCAGACGGTGTTTCGGGTACTAGCGGGACGGTCGATCGTTTGTGTCGGGTGTCGGTTCCGGTTTTGCTCATCATTTT contains:
- the LOC120897204 gene encoding coiled-coil domain-containing protein 149-B encodes the protein MATAAMARGRKKSATTIAPKSNHMDTESDEQEYTALSRKLQSKVEALKIMRYELEKCRTERDQFKLMAETIQLRYSAIKNSLNAPDFQAAGFGNSSAVSLLVKQTRERNEALTTEVESLKQRLYDLEGDIKVVRARNVELQDTCGKLRATNESLLSANGDKTWQAEKSQLIAQLEQLRKRNAQLQYDFRSLLDEKEETVTERDAYKCKAHRLNHELNVALRGAGGAGGASQTLLDIDGLILENKYQAEKIANIENELSLARQAASKYKSMLETNRKKGIIKLGTNNNNKTIMSHSQVKHLLENGTVDELPLKAATISDLKSLCLALLDNVNDKSLALSHQKKTNKLLATKIAELERHIKTLAGCDDRATMASLSPSQYLLNGYSSATVDHHQEGEIIVRHARETSDHTLDPAGPLEGNSSSGPSHSGQRTEPLSSSSNKSCVLSCSDEEEEEEDDDDVAGRCTGDSATTNTSNTEELQAAIAQLVASVERELSADEQLPQLPDDIAALIEQFKEASSGDCTS